Proteins encoded in a region of the Pieris napi chromosome 5, ilPieNapi1.2, whole genome shotgun sequence genome:
- the LOC125049737 gene encoding lactosylceramide 4-alpha-galactosyltransferase-like has protein sequence MLIKPRRVIRNIEIFIFVCVFGLSLYCLVHSTRELTTYELIHNNKSDDISCHYIDGDDYLPTVDGTFSPAPYPIFFHDTSCKGYLNSRQMCAIESAAISHPERNIYVFFSGPVSKSALLGKMSIMYRFSNVMLARVHIDEYSANTPIQFFIENGTLKNTSWAIENTSNVLRFLSLYKWGGVYLDTDVVVVKSFDLLGENWIAKEDVFTINSAAISLDNYTLGRNVASDFLDEIVKHYKSDNWAHNGPGVVTRVLTRYCGTDDLTKMTNSKCQGFTVLEPKYLYPIHYNDRMQYFQHGNPENYPDAYLHHIWNRLTHHLKVPKHSLYSKLAQRYCPSVYQLYNEEFGL, from the exons atgctcATTAAACCTCGAAGagttataagaaatattgaaatattcatatttgtaTGTGTATTCGGCCTGAGCTTATACTGTCTTGTGCATAGCACACGTGAACTTACCACGTACGAGTTGATACATAACAACAAAAGTGATGACATATCATGTCATTATATTGATGGTGACGATTATCTCCCCACCGTCGATGGCACGTTTTCTCCTGCCCCATATCCGATTTTTTTCCACGACACTAGCTGTAAAGGATATTTAAATTCCCGCCAGATGTGTGCAATAGAATCGGCGGCAATAAGTCACCCAGAAAGAAACATCTACGTCTTCTTTAGCGGTCCTGTTTCCAAGTCAGCATTGCTAGgaaaaatgtctataatgtaTAGGTTCAGTAACGTGATGCTAGCTAGAGTACACATAGATGAATACTCTGCAAACACAcccatacaattttttatagaaaatggcACATTGAAAAATACTAGCTGGGCAATTGAAAATACATCGAATGTACTAAGATTTCTCTCACTTTATAAGTGGGGTGGGGTGTACCTAGACACAGATGTAGTTGTGGTAAAATCATTTGATCTTTTAGGAGAAAACTGGATTGCAAAAGAAGATGTGTTCACAATTAACTCGGCAGCAATTTCTTTGGATAATTATACATTAGGTAGAAACGTTGCATCTGATTTTCTTGA TGAAATAGTGAAACATTATAAAAGCGATAATTGGGCACATAATGGTCCTGGTGTTGTCACAAGAGTCTTAACCAGGTACTGTGGAACTGATGACTTAACAAAAATGACTAATTCAAAATGCCAAG GATTTACTGTTTTAGAGCCAAAATACTTGTATCCAATTCATTATAATGATAGAATGCAGTACTTTCAGCATGGTAATCCTGAGAACTATCCCGATGCTTATTTGCACCATATTTGGAACAGACTTACTCATCACTTAAAAGTTCCAAAACATTCCTTGTATTCCAAATTAGCACAGAGATATTGCCCCTCAGTATATCAACTGTATAATGAAGAATTTGGTTTATAA
- the LOC125049645 gene encoding lactosylceramide 4-alpha-galactosyltransferase-like, with protein sequence MSKVILRSIVVNRKVHIRIKRRWNYVTLSLFALSFIVYFKYTLGTTFSLTKWKDDISCYYDTNDNNLSSITAFNPTGRSIFFNDPSCNVRVFHPKDACSIESAARAHRDWPIYVLFNSPVSNEELKRNDVLKVLMKLPNIHFARVNIEEFSMGTPAEGFVSSGALNDTDCAIALTEVLVKYITLYKWGGIFMEKDFIVTKSLSSLPRNWVPKSDDQSIASGILAISKERRSIAEAALRLLIKHHKNFDCTNGENVMAKIVEQECSTPNPISNAAISCNGFEIYGPQFFYPIESQRVMDFSQLGELPGYETAYTYYLWTKMGIGTGRKKRIGSRYSKLTRKHCPAIYYAFAYKF encoded by the exons ATGTCAAAGGTTATACTAAGAAGTATAGTAGTGAACCGGAAGGTCCACATACGAATCAAACGAAGGTGGAACTACGTCACTTTATCTCTTTTTGCCCTAAGCTTTATAGTATACTTTAAGTACACTTTAGGCACCACATTTTCACTCACAAAGTGGAAAGATGATATAAGCTGTTACTATGATaccaatgataataatttatcaagtATCACAGCGTTTAATCCGACCGGTCGATCGATATTCTTCAATGATCCCTCGTGCAACGTTCGCGTTTTTCATCCAAAGGATGCGTGCTCTATTGAATCCGCTGCGAGAGCGCACCGGGATTGGCCGATCTATGTTCTTTTCAACAGTCCCGTTTCAAATGAAGAATTAAAAAGGAATGACGTATTAAAAGTCCTCATGAAGCTTCCAAATATACACTTCGCTCGAGTTAACATTGAGGAATTTTCTATGGGTACACCTGCAGAAGGATTCGTATCGAGTGGAGCTTTAAACGATACCGATTGCGCTATAGCCCTCACGGAAGTTCTGGTGAAATATATAACGCTGTACAAATGGGGAGGCATTTTCATGGAAAAAGACTTTATAGTGACGAAGTCGTTGAGCTCATTACCTCGGAATTGGGTTCCGAAGTCTGATGATCAATCCATAGCTTCTGGTATACTTGCAATCTCTAAAGAAAGGCGATCTATTGCTGAAGCCGCGTTAAG attacttataaaacaTCACAAAAATTTTGACTGCACGAATGGAGAAAATGTAATGGCCAAGATTGTAGAGCAAGAATGTTCCACGCCTAATCCTATCAGCAATGCTGCAATCTCTTGCAATG GATTTGAAATCTACGGCCCGCAGTTCTTCTATCCAATAGAAAGCCAACGTGTAATGGACTTTTCCCAGCTTGGCGAATTGCCGGGATACGAGACAGCATACACATACTATCTCTGGACCAAGATGGGAATCGGCACAGGAAGAAAAAAACGAATCGGATCCCGTTACAGCAAGCTTACTAGGAAACACTGTCCCGCTATTTATTATGCGTTTgcttataaattttaa
- the LOC125049654 gene encoding 40S ribosomal protein S24, protein MSEGTATIRTRKFMTNRLLARKQMVCDVLHPGKPTVSKTEIREKLAKMYKVTPDVVFVFGFKTNFGGGKSTGFGLIYDTLDFAKKFEPKHRLARHGLYEKKRPTRKQRKERKNRMKKVRGTKKSKVGAAAKK, encoded by the exons atgagTGAAGGAACCGCGACTATTCGTACTCGCAAATTCATGACCAACAG ATTGTTGGCCAGAAAGCAGATGGTATGCGATGTCCTCCATCCAGGCAAGCCCACCGTCAGCAAAACTGAAATTCGTGAGAAGCTGGCGAAGATGTACAAAGTGACACCCGATGTTGTTTTCGTGTTTGGTTTCAAGACAAACTTTGGAGGTGGCAAATCCACAGGTTTTGGTTTAATCTACGACACCTTAGATTTCGCTAAGAAGTTTGAGCCCAAACATAGGTTAGCGCGCCATGGATTGTACGAAAAGAAGAGACCCACGCGCAAACAGCGTAAAGAACGTAAGAACAGAATGAAGAAGGTGCGTGGTACTAAGAAATCTAAAGTAGGTGCGGCCGCTAAGAAGTGA